One window of the Actinomycetota bacterium genome contains the following:
- a CDS encoding rhodanese-like domain-containing protein, whose translation ISQGFDAVNIAGGTMAWLEAGLAVNTGELP comes from the coding sequence ATCAGTCAAGGATTTGATGCCGTAAACATCGCTGGCGGCACAATGGCTTGGCTTGAGGCTGGATTGGCTGTTAATACCGGAGAACTTCCGTAG